The following are encoded together in the Cervus elaphus chromosome 30, mCerEla1.1, whole genome shotgun sequence genome:
- the LOC122686620 gene encoding 60S ribosomal protein L12: MPPKFDPNEIKVVYLRCTGGEVGATSALAPKIGPLGLSPKKVGDDIAKATGDWKGLRITVKLTIQNRQAQIEVVPSASALIIKALKEPPRDRKKQKNIKHSGNITFDEIVNIARQMRHRSLARELSGTIKEILGTAQSVGCNVDGRHPHDIIDDINSGAVECPAS; encoded by the coding sequence ATGCCGCCTAAGTTTGACCCCAACGAGATCAAAGTCGTGTACCTGAGGTGCACCGGTGGGGAAGTCGGTGCCACGTCTGCCCTGGCCCCCAAGATCGGCCCCTTGGGCCTGTCTCCAAAAAAGGTCGGTGATGACATAGCCAAGGCAACTGGTGATTGGAAGGGTCTGAGGATTACAGTGAAACTGACCATTCAGAACAGACAAGCCCAGATTGAGGTGgtaccttctgcttctgccctgaTCATCAAAGCCCTCAAGGAACCACCAAGGgacagaaagaagcagaagaacATTAAGCACAGTGGAAACATCACTTTTGATGAGATCGTCAACATTGCCCGGCAGATGCGGCACCGGTCTCTAGCTAGAGAACTTTCTGGAACCATTAAAGAGATCCTGGGGACTGCCCAGTCTGTGGGCTGCAATGTTGATGGCCGCCACCCTCATGACATCATAGATGATATCAACAGTGGTGCAGTGGAGTGCCCAGCTAGTTAA